In the Candidatus Rhodoblastus alkanivorans genome, one interval contains:
- a CDS encoding metal ABC transporter ATP-binding protein gives MIALSCHRVTLALGERVVLSDVDLAIEQGEFIGVLGANGSGKTTLMRAILGLIPIQSGAIEVLGEPATRGNPNVGYMPQLRGELANFRFTGRDCVALAAGGSRWGLPGLNAQEMRDVDWALDMVGASELARRPLSEMSGGERQRLLLSQALLGHPRLLLLDEPLISLDPAHQKSVVEIVRKLQKELGLTVLFSAHELNALLNAIDRVLYLGRGKAVLGTVDEVVTGPVLSRLYGSEITVARFNGRIFVMASDIEMEHDAHRHDDHDHGHAGGERLHVRL, from the coding sequence GTGATCGCCCTTTCCTGTCATCGGGTCACGCTCGCTCTGGGCGAGCGCGTCGTTCTTTCCGACGTCGATCTCGCCATCGAGCAGGGCGAGTTCATCGGCGTCCTTGGCGCCAATGGCTCCGGGAAAACGACCTTGATGCGGGCGATCCTGGGATTGATCCCAATTCAGTCCGGCGCCATCGAGGTGCTGGGGGAGCCGGCGACGCGGGGCAACCCGAATGTCGGCTACATGCCGCAATTGCGCGGCGAACTCGCCAATTTCCGTTTCACCGGCCGCGATTGCGTGGCGCTTGCGGCCGGCGGGAGCCGTTGGGGCCTGCCGGGGCTCAACGCGCAGGAAATGCGCGACGTGGACTGGGCGCTGGACATGGTGGGCGCGAGCGAACTCGCGCGCCGCCCCCTGTCCGAAATGTCAGGCGGCGAGCGCCAGCGCCTGCTGCTGTCGCAGGCGCTGCTCGGCCACCCGCGCCTGCTTCTGCTCGACGAGCCACTGATCAGCCTCGACCCCGCGCATCAGAAAAGCGTCGTCGAAATCGTGCGCAAGCTGCAAAAGGAGCTTGGCCTCACCGTGCTTTTCAGCGCGCACGAGCTCAATGCTTTGCTCAACGCCATCGACCGCGTGCTCTATCTGGGCCGTGGCAAGGCGGTGCTCGGCACGGTTGACGAAGTCGTCACCGGCCCGGTGCTCTCGCGCCTCTATGGATCGGAAATCACGGTGGCCCGGTTCAACGGGCGCATCTTCGTCATGGCCAGCGATATCGAAATGGAGCATGACGCCCATCGTCACGACGACCATGACCACGGCCATGCCGGCGGAGAGAGGCTCCATGTTCGCTTATGA
- a CDS encoding metal ABC transporter solute-binding protein, Zn/Mn family, with product MKSLSLLPAAWIFVCLAVSPALAAPVSVVAAENFYGDVARQIGGPDATVTSIMSNPDQDPHLFEASPSTARELSAAKIAISSGADYDPWMEKLLSAAKHPGRKVIVVAELVHKKAGDNPHIWYAPATMKALAQRLTADLSAVDPAHKADYQKREGAFIASLAPLEKKIAEMKEKYKGAAVTASEPVFGYMAQALGLKMRNEKFQIAVMNSTEPSVSDVAAFENDLKTHKVRVMLYNAQANAPAVQRLVKLAKDEKIPVVGITETEPSSMTYQSWMLSQLGALDKALAGPVQ from the coding sequence ATGAAATCTTTGTCTCTTTTGCCTGCGGCGTGGATTTTTGTCTGCCTGGCGGTCTCGCCGGCGTTGGCTGCGCCTGTTTCCGTCGTCGCCGCGGAAAATTTCTATGGCGATGTCGCCCGGCAGATCGGCGGTCCCGACGCCACGGTCACGAGCATCATGTCCAACCCCGATCAGGACCCCCATCTCTTCGAGGCGAGCCCCTCGACCGCCCGCGAACTGAGCGCCGCGAAGATCGCGATCAGCAGCGGCGCCGATTACGACCCGTGGATGGAAAAGCTCCTGTCCGCAGCGAAGCACCCGGGCCGGAAAGTGATCGTCGTGGCCGAACTGGTCCATAAAAAAGCCGGCGACAATCCGCATATCTGGTATGCGCCCGCGACGATGAAAGCGCTGGCGCAGCGCCTGACCGCCGATTTGTCGGCGGTCGATCCGGCGCATAAAGCCGACTACCAGAAGCGGGAGGGCGCCTTCATCGCCTCGCTCGCCCCGCTCGAAAAGAAGATCGCCGAAATGAAAGAGAAATATAAGGGCGCTGCGGTGACGGCCTCCGAGCCGGTTTTCGGCTATATGGCGCAGGCCTTGGGCTTGAAGATGCGCAATGAGAAATTCCAGATCGCGGTCATGAACAGTACCGAGCCGAGCGTATCCGACGTCGCCGCCTTCGAGAACGACCTGAAAACGCATAAGGTGCGGGTTATGCTATACAACGCTCAGGCGAACGCGCCGGCGGTCCAGCGGCTGGTGAAACTGGCGAAGGATGAAAAGATCCCGGTCGTCGGCATTACCGAAACCGAGCCGTCCAGCATGACCTATCAGTCCTGGATGCTTTCGCAACTCGGCGCCCTCGACAAGGCTTTGGCGGGGCCTGTCCAGTGA
- a CDS encoding metal ABC transporter permease yields the protein MTPIVTTTMTTAMPAERGSMFAYDFMRTAFAAAAIVAVLSGIVGYFLVLRGQTFAGHALAHVGFTGATGAVLIGVPPLWGLVGVTLLGGFGMGMLGEKLSGRDVAIGMMLSLALGFGLLFLHFYTAYASQATALLFGNVLGVSPSALTTLAGLALVSLGALAFVSRPLLFLSLQPELAEAKGVPARLIATAFLMIVAIAVAECAQIVGVLLVFTLMVGPAAAAQRFSAKLGRGVALSVIFALAEAWGGLAMAYYTDWPTSFWITALSALVYFASLAADSLSRRRAVLAQAAT from the coding sequence ATGACGCCCATCGTCACGACGACCATGACCACGGCCATGCCGGCGGAGAGAGGCTCCATGTTCGCTTATGATTTCATGCGGACGGCCTTCGCCGCCGCCGCCATCGTCGCGGTGCTGTCGGGAATCGTCGGCTATTTTCTGGTTTTGCGCGGGCAGACCTTCGCCGGTCACGCTTTGGCCCATGTCGGCTTTACCGGCGCGACCGGCGCCGTTCTTATTGGCGTTCCGCCGCTTTGGGGACTTGTGGGCGTCACCCTTCTCGGCGGCTTCGGCATGGGCATGCTCGGCGAAAAGCTCAGCGGACGCGATGTCGCCATCGGCATGATGCTGTCGCTCGCACTCGGTTTCGGCCTGCTGTTCCTGCACTTCTATACCGCTTACGCCAGCCAGGCGACGGCGCTGCTGTTCGGCAATGTGCTCGGCGTGAGCCCCTCGGCCTTGACGACGCTCGCGGGCCTCGCCCTGGTCAGCCTGGGGGCGCTGGCCTTTGTTTCCCGGCCCCTCCTGTTCCTGTCGCTGCAGCCCGAACTCGCGGAGGCGAAAGGCGTGCCGGCGCGCCTCATTGCGACGGCCTTTCTCATGATCGTGGCGATCGCGGTGGCCGAATGCGCGCAGATCGTTGGCGTGCTTCTGGTCTTCACTTTGATGGTCGGTCCGGCCGCCGCCGCGCAAAGGTTTTCCGCCAAATTGGGACGAGGCGTGGCTTTGTCGGTGATCTTCGCGCTGGCCGAGGCCTGGGGCGGGCTGGCCATGGCCTATTACACGGATTGGCCGACGAGCTTCTGGATCACCGCATTGTCCGCCCTGGTCTATTTCGCAAGCCTTGCGGCGGACTCCCTGTCGCGGCGGCGGGCCGTGTTGGCGCAGGCCGCGACGTGA